In one Rhodohalobacter sp. 614A genomic region, the following are encoded:
- a CDS encoding dihydroorotase, translated as MKTTPNLLIQNAKPVDSNHDGSETVDIRIKDGVISEISSGLEKEDGEEVFDAGGAYVSGGWMDMHVHFREPGYEHKETVETGCRSAMFGGFTEVACMPNTKPAIHTRDVVEFIRNKSEEELVDVHPIGCVTKERKGESIAEMADMKEGGAVAFSDDGDPVYNSQVMRVALQYSSMLGLPIINHEEDLDLSRPGHMHEGEVSARLGLDGTPGIAEEAMIARDILLAGFTGGHIHVAHISTRKAVDLVRQAKKEGVNVTTEVCPHHFDLTDDEIEKRHFDTNVKMHPPLRTQDDVDAMVEGLADGTIDVICTDHAPHSIEEKEVEFIYAPNGITGLDTAWSISVKRLLEPGVLSLQQLLEKLVNNPRQILNLEIPEIKEGAAANLTIFNTDEKWTYTKDEVRSKSKNSPYIGETMTGRALAVYNKNRFAVNALKN; from the coding sequence ATGAAAACCACTCCAAATCTTCTTATCCAAAATGCAAAACCTGTAGACTCTAATCACGACGGCAGCGAAACCGTCGATATTCGTATTAAAGATGGCGTGATCTCCGAAATATCGTCCGGCCTGGAAAAGGAGGATGGTGAAGAGGTTTTTGATGCCGGCGGTGCTTACGTCAGCGGCGGCTGGATGGACATGCACGTCCATTTTCGCGAGCCGGGATATGAGCATAAAGAGACAGTAGAAACCGGTTGCCGGTCAGCCATGTTTGGCGGATTTACCGAAGTGGCCTGCATGCCCAACACCAAACCAGCCATCCATACGCGGGATGTGGTGGAGTTTATCCGTAACAAATCTGAAGAGGAGTTGGTGGATGTTCATCCCATCGGGTGCGTGACGAAAGAACGAAAGGGCGAGTCCATCGCCGAAATGGCGGACATGAAAGAGGGCGGAGCCGTAGCTTTTAGTGACGACGGCGATCCCGTTTATAACTCCCAGGTGATGCGAGTGGCCCTTCAATATTCGTCGATGCTGGGCCTGCCGATCATCAATCATGAAGAAGACCTGGATTTATCTCGTCCGGGACACATGCACGAAGGCGAGGTGTCGGCACGGCTCGGGCTGGACGGAACACCCGGAATTGCCGAAGAGGCGATGATCGCCCGCGATATTTTGCTGGCCGGATTTACGGGCGGACACATTCACGTGGCGCACATCAGCACAAGAAAAGCGGTGGATTTGGTTCGGCAAGCAAAAAAAGAAGGAGTGAATGTCACGACTGAAGTTTGTCCACATCACTTTGACCTGACCGACGATGAAATTGAAAAACGTCATTTTGATACAAACGTGAAGATGCATCCGCCGCTGCGAACACAGGACGATGTAGACGCTATGGTTGAAGGCCTCGCCGACGGAACCATCGATGTGATTTGCACCGATCACGCTCCGCATTCTATTGAAGAGAAAGAAGTGGAATTTATTTACGCCCCGAACGGAATCACCGGCCTGGATACGGCCTGGAGCATTTCGGTAAAACGGCTACTGGAACCGGGCGTTTTATCTCTACAACAGTTGCTGGAAAAACTCGTTAACAATCCACGACAAATATTAAACCTTGAAATCCCCGAAATCAAAGAAGGAGCAGCGGCAAACCTGACGATTTTTAACACAGACGAAAAGTGGACGTACACCAAAGACGAGGTTCGGTCGAAATCAAAAAATTCTCCATATATCGGGGAAACGATGACCGGGCGCGCACTCGCCGTCTACAATAAAAACCGGTTTGCCGTAAACGCGCTGAAAAACTGA
- a CDS encoding GTP pyrophosphokinase: MKEKIDKSKIVEKYNSVYGQYEKLGLNLSQVFELLLNENDIQFLSVYYRVKDIDSFIKKIEQKGYQDPFKEIEDICGVRIICYYQSDVELIKKILRKELNVLEDENKEENLEFDQFGYRSTHLILTTPDKWLETPNYRGLKNVKAEVQVRTVLMHAWAEIAHKLAYKSKSQIPKAFRRKLSRISAKLEESDEQFEEIKKQIESNKKELIISAEESNEFNPNVEFNLDSLQAFLDYAFPNRKKSIELTSGLFEEMEKKKISLKDLIFGYKKAGPFLRDVEKETAWDKENGFYLVQVGAARMILDLTIDSYFLDRKDFLKTEILTKYREKINKEKK; the protein is encoded by the coding sequence ATGAAGGAAAAAATTGATAAATCAAAAATTGTTGAAAAGTATAATTCTGTTTATGGTCAATATGAGAAGCTTGGACTGAATTTGTCACAAGTCTTTGAGCTATTATTGAATGAAAATGATATACAATTTCTATCGGTTTACTACAGAGTCAAGGATATTGACTCTTTTATCAAAAAAATCGAGCAGAAGGGTTACCAAGATCCATTTAAAGAGATTGAGGATATTTGTGGCGTTCGGATAATTTGTTATTACCAGAGTGATGTGGAATTGATAAAAAAAATTTTAAGAAAAGAATTAAACGTACTTGAAGATGAAAACAAAGAAGAAAATCTAGAATTTGATCAATTTGGATATAGGTCCACACATCTAATTCTTACTACACCAGATAAATGGTTAGAAACCCCCAATTATAGAGGTTTAAAAAATGTCAAAGCTGAGGTACAAGTTCGTACAGTATTGATGCATGCTTGGGCTGAAATTGCACATAAATTAGCATATAAGTCCAAATCACAAATTCCGAAAGCTTTCAGAAGAAAACTTTCAAGAATTAGCGCAAAACTCGAAGAATCAGATGAACAGTTTGAGGAGATTAAAAAACAAATTGAATCTAATAAAAAGGAATTAATTATATCTGCTGAAGAGTCTAATGAATTTAATCCCAATGTAGAGTTCAATTTGGATAGTTTACAAGCTTTTCTTGATTATGCATTTCCAAATAGAAAAAAAAGTATTGAGCTTACGAGTGGTCTATTTGAGGAAATGGAGAAAAAAAAGATTTCTTTGAAAGATTTAATTTTTGGATACAAAAAAGCTGGGCCTTTTCTACGAGATGTCGAAAAAGAAACTGCATGGGATAAAGAGAACGGGTTTTATTTAGTTCAAGTAGGAGCTGCAAGAATGATTTTAGATTTAACAATTGACTCCTACTTTTTAGATAGAAAAGACTTTCTTAAAACAGAGATTTTGACGAAATATCGAGAGAAAATTAACAAGGAAAAAAAATAA
- a CDS encoding nuclear transport factor 2 family protein codes for MMMKLLFSTAFLLMFFINVQPDPTPEVDAYWAEVSRTVADGDFEGYAALYHEDAVLVNGISGESYPISDALDGWEQGFLDTQDGKMSASVEFRFSKRIHGETTAHDTGIFCYTSQMEGEEPQPIYVHFQGLLVKKDGQWVMTMEYQMAPATIEEWEALK; via the coding sequence ATGATGATGAAACTTCTTTTTTCTACGGCTTTTTTATTAATGTTTTTTATAAACGTTCAACCAGATCCCACTCCCGAAGTTGATGCTTATTGGGCGGAAGTGAGCCGAACCGTTGCCGATGGGGATTTTGAAGGATATGCTGCGCTATACCACGAAGATGCCGTATTGGTGAATGGCATTTCCGGGGAAAGTTACCCGATTTCGGATGCACTGGATGGCTGGGAACAGGGATTCCTGGATACGCAGGATGGAAAAATGAGTGCAAGCGTGGAATTCAGGTTCAGCAAAAGAATTCACGGGGAAACCACAGCGCACGACACCGGGATTTTCTGTTACACCTCGCAAATGGAAGGAGAAGAACCGCAGCCTATTTATGTACATTTCCAGGGGCTGCTGGTTAAAAAAGACGGCCAATGGGTTATGACCATGGAATACCAAATGGCACCGGCTACGATAGAAGAGTGGGAGGCTCTTAAGTAG
- a CDS encoding sodium ion-translocating decarboxylase subunit beta — MKGLENFYHYTGFYNVTPGHIIMILVAFFFLYLAIKKKYEPLLLVPIGFGIIIGNIPFLQDAGLQLGIYEDGSVMNYLYQGVLKGVYPPLIFLGIGAMTDFSTLISNPKLVLLGAAAQIGIFLTFFGAIALAFDTGPAGAIAIIGGADGPTAIFLSSRLAPDLIGSIAIAAYSYMALVPVIQPPIMRLLTNDKERRIRMKPPRAVSKTEKILFPIVGLLLTTFIAPAALPLLGMLFFGNLLKESMVTERLAETARTSMIDIVTILLGITVGASTQATTFLTPESILIFVLGAFSFMIATAGGVLFAKLMNVFLKEGNKLNPLIGAAGVSAVPDSARVVQHEGLRYDSSNHLLMHAMAPNVAGVIGSAIAAGLLMSFLM; from the coding sequence ATGAAAGGCTTAGAAAACTTCTATCACTACACCGGGTTTTACAATGTGACACCCGGACACATTATTATGATTCTGGTCGCCTTTTTCTTTCTATACCTGGCGATTAAGAAAAAATACGAACCTCTGCTTCTCGTACCCATCGGTTTCGGGATCATCATCGGGAACATCCCGTTCCTGCAAGATGCCGGACTGCAACTGGGTATTTACGAAGATGGCAGTGTAATGAACTACCTGTACCAGGGTGTTTTGAAAGGCGTTTATCCGCCCCTGATCTTTTTAGGAATCGGGGCCATGACGGACTTTTCAACCCTGATTTCCAACCCGAAACTGGTTCTGCTTGGAGCCGCCGCACAGATCGGTATTTTCCTCACGTTCTTTGGGGCCATTGCCCTTGCATTTGATACGGGCCCGGCCGGTGCCATTGCTATTATCGGGGGTGCTGACGGACCCACAGCTATCTTTCTGTCTTCTAGGCTGGCTCCCGATTTAATCGGTTCCATCGCTATTGCGGCCTATTCGTACATGGCACTGGTTCCGGTTATTCAGCCGCCGATTATGCGTCTGCTGACGAACGACAAAGAACGCCGCATCCGTATGAAACCGCCACGTGCTGTTTCCAAAACCGAGAAAATCCTGTTCCCGATTGTCGGGCTGCTGCTCACAACGTTTATCGCTCCGGCCGCACTGCCTCTTTTGGGAATGCTGTTCTTCGGAAATCTTCTGAAGGAGTCGATGGTAACCGAGCGCCTGGCCGAAACCGCACGAACATCCATGATAGATATCGTGACGATTTTACTGGGTATAACCGTGGGAGCTTCCACACAGGCCACTACATTTTTGACGCCCGAATCTATCCTGATTTTTGTTCTCGGTGCATTTTCATTTATGATTGCCACCGCCGGAGGTGTTCTGTTCGCTAAGTTAATGAACGTCTTTTTGAAGGAGGGCAATAAACTGAATCCGCTGATTGGAGCCGCCGGTGTATCCGCCGTGCCCGACAGTGCCCGTGTGGTTCAGCACGAGGGATTGCGGTACGATTCCAGCAATCACCTGCTGATGCACGCCATGGCACCAAACGTAGCCGGAGTGATTGGCTCCGCCATCGCTGCCGGTCTTTTAATGAGTTTCCTAATGTAG
- a CDS encoding biotin/lipoyl-containing protein: MKNYQFEINGNQYDVKIKSFEEETVSLEVNGTPYEVKLKQEIKAPKTPKLVRAKTPPPSTADQKPLARSGKLSSIKAPLPGKILSLYVKEGDTVKKDDKLIMMEAMKMENTIHSDTDGVIKSIKVTVGNAVLQDDILLEIE; the protein is encoded by the coding sequence ATGAAAAATTATCAATTTGAAATAAACGGCAACCAATACGACGTAAAAATCAAGAGTTTTGAAGAAGAAACAGTCTCGCTTGAAGTGAACGGCACGCCGTATGAAGTGAAACTAAAGCAAGAGATTAAAGCTCCAAAAACACCTAAACTGGTGCGTGCCAAAACGCCGCCGCCATCAACCGCCGACCAAAAACCGTTGGCGCGATCCGGTAAACTTTCTTCCATTAAAGCACCGCTTCCGGGCAAAATTTTGTCCCTGTATGTGAAAGAGGGCGACACCGTGAAAAAAGATGACAAACTCATCATGATGGAGGCCATGAAGATGGAAAACACCATCCACTCCGATACCGATGGCGTCATAAAATCAATCAAAGTGACGGTCGGTAATGCGGTTCTTCAAGACGACATTTTATTAGAAATTGAGTAG
- a CDS encoding OadG family protein, whose protein sequence is MFFDRLTEFDLSLVTMEEIGIMLIGYMIVFLVLALLYVVFQNIPRILALSSSAKKAFLKSKKSLIEAAEEAVGNGQKKPVEPKQTTDEPISGELNAAITAAIHLYVNENYHDEESAILTIQQESRRYSPWSSKIYSVTNLRR, encoded by the coding sequence ATGTTTTTTGATCGACTCACAGAATTTGACCTCTCCCTGGTAACCATGGAGGAGATCGGTATTATGCTGATCGGGTACATGATTGTGTTTCTCGTGCTTGCTCTGCTCTACGTTGTATTTCAGAATATTCCTCGGATACTGGCACTGTCTTCATCAGCCAAAAAAGCTTTTCTGAAAAGTAAAAAGTCCCTGATAGAAGCTGCTGAAGAAGCTGTAGGAAACGGACAGAAAAAGCCTGTTGAACCCAAACAAACCACCGACGAACCGATATCCGGCGAACTTAATGCCGCCATCACGGCTGCCATTCATCTCTATGTGAATGAAAATTATCACGATGAAGAATCAGCCATTCTCACCATTCAACAGGAATCAAGAAGATATTCACCCTGGAGTTCAAAAATTTACTCCGTAACGAATCTCAGACGGTAA
- a CDS encoding acyl-CoA carboxylase subunit beta translates to MGTADDIRKLVEYREIARMGGGEKRIESQHGKGKFTARERVEFLLDEGSFEEFDMFVTHRTKSFGLWEQRILSDAVVTGHGTIDGRLVYIFSQDFTVFGGSLSEVFAQKICKIMDQAMKMGAPIIGINDSGGARIQEGVRSLAGYGDVFQKNIEASGVVPQISAIFGPCAGGAVYSPALTDFTMMVEKTSYMFVTGPKVVKTVTGEEITVDELGGPNVHATKSGVTHFVAENEEEGLLLIRKLLSYIPQNNLEDPPLAKCNDPIDRLDEELNEIIPDNPQVPYDVKDIIYTIVDDGEFLEVHRRYARNIVVGFAKFNGMPVGIVANQPNYLAGVLDIESSKKAARFVRFCDSFNIPIVTLVDVPGFLPGSGQEYGGIILHGAKLLYAYGEATVPKITVVLRKAYGGAYDVMSSKHLRGDINYAWPSAEIAVMGPKGAIEILYSKELAEISDEEERAKFIQEKEKEYKEQFANPYQAARYGYIDDVIEPRNTRFRIIRALQSLQTKKVVNPPKKHGNIPL, encoded by the coding sequence ATGGGAACTGCAGACGACATCAGGAAACTGGTGGAATACCGCGAAATCGCCCGAATGGGTGGCGGCGAAAAACGTATAGAATCACAACACGGAAAAGGAAAATTTACAGCAAGAGAACGGGTTGAATTTTTACTGGACGAAGGGAGCTTCGAAGAGTTCGACATGTTCGTTACCCACAGGACCAAATCATTCGGCCTTTGGGAACAACGAATATTGTCCGACGCCGTGGTAACCGGCCACGGAACTATCGACGGACGACTCGTCTATATTTTCTCCCAGGATTTCACCGTTTTTGGCGGATCGCTCTCGGAAGTATTCGCACAGAAAATTTGCAAGATTATGGACCAGGCCATGAAAATGGGCGCTCCGATCATCGGTATCAACGATAGTGGTGGTGCCAGGATTCAGGAAGGGGTTCGAAGCCTTGCGGGTTACGGCGATGTATTTCAGAAAAATATTGAAGCCTCCGGGGTTGTTCCACAAATCTCAGCTATTTTTGGCCCTTGTGCCGGTGGCGCCGTGTACTCTCCGGCTTTAACCGATTTCACCATGATGGTGGAAAAAACCAGTTACATGTTTGTAACCGGACCGAAAGTTGTGAAAACCGTAACGGGTGAAGAGATTACTGTAGATGAACTTGGCGGACCAAATGTTCACGCTACAAAATCCGGGGTGACTCACTTTGTGGCCGAGAATGAAGAGGAAGGTCTTCTGCTCATCCGAAAACTTCTGAGCTATATACCTCAAAACAATCTCGAAGATCCTCCGCTTGCGAAATGTAATGATCCGATCGACCGATTAGACGAAGAACTGAATGAAATTATTCCGGACAACCCACAGGTACCGTACGATGTAAAAGACATCATTTACACAATTGTGGATGATGGCGAATTTCTTGAAGTGCACCGACGATACGCCCGAAATATCGTGGTAGGATTTGCCAAGTTTAATGGCATGCCGGTGGGCATCGTAGCCAATCAGCCGAACTATCTGGCCGGTGTGCTGGATATCGAATCATCCAAAAAAGCAGCAAGATTTGTTCGCTTCTGCGATTCCTTCAACATTCCGATTGTAACCCTGGTTGACGTTCCGGGTTTCTTGCCGGGCAGTGGCCAGGAATACGGGGGAATTATTTTGCATGGTGCCAAACTCCTGTACGCTTACGGAGAAGCAACGGTTCCCAAAATAACAGTGGTTCTTCGCAAAGCTTACGGCGGTGCGTATGATGTGATGAGCTCCAAACACCTGCGCGGAGATATCAACTATGCATGGCCTTCGGCAGAAATTGCGGTGATGGGTCCTAAAGGCGCGATTGAAATCCTCTATTCAAAAGAACTGGCAGAAATTTCTGATGAAGAAGAGCGAGCCAAATTCATCCAGGAGAAAGAGAAAGAATACAAAGAGCAATTTGCCAATCCATACCAGGCTGCACGGTACGGATATATCGACGATGTGATTGAACCGCGCAATACCCGTTTCAGAATTATCCGGGCGTTGCAATCGCTTCAGACGAAGAAGGTGGTCAATCCGCCGAAGAAACACGGCAATATTCCACTCTAA
- a CDS encoding DNA polymerase Y family protein, translating into MDPNRHTEYDIQQDVHRITLYSTVAKDHQHRSRKKRLYLHLDMNCYYAQVEQRAYNLYGLPVAMGGWRKPDGTARGIVATASYEARALGIKTAMSAFEASQICPYLVFKQIDYSRYTEIARQLREILDIYSPNVEKYSMDEYFMDLTFLLGKGRNHLEAFGKKIQDHIYRDLGLVCSIGIAHSKTYSKLASDLKKPKGLALILTHDDAAQYIYPLPIDEVWGIGRRRYEHLKKYGLYTIADAHKHGPAPFQKIFGEMQGQLFWETVTGRDKAKVLDNDDHVPDEVSYMHTFSDWTDDPILVKGEIVKAVRKVCYRMRGFKRKARRWGCYIRYQDNKWDGERFAFNTPGFTNLDEYVLKGCLPEAMRRVKNALRKGIKMRGIGFHTIEMQFTEQLELFFTEKDQVRNLYKAVDCLNNHYKADVITPAALQECVPGNTHFVNRSPEKPLLSNS; encoded by the coding sequence ATGGACCCCAACCGACATACCGAGTACGACATCCAACAGGATGTACACCGCATTACGTTATATAGTACCGTAGCGAAAGACCATCAGCACCGGTCGCGGAAAAAACGGCTTTACCTGCACCTGGACATGAACTGTTATTACGCACAAGTGGAGCAGCGCGCCTATAATCTCTATGGCCTTCCGGTGGCGATGGGCGGCTGGCGCAAACCGGATGGAACCGCACGGGGAATTGTAGCCACCGCCAGTTACGAGGCGCGGGCATTGGGAATCAAAACGGCGATGAGTGCTTTTGAGGCTTCCCAAATCTGTCCTTACCTGGTTTTCAAACAGATCGATTATAGCCGGTACACGGAAATAGCCCGGCAATTAAGAGAAATCCTCGACATCTACTCCCCTAACGTAGAAAAATATTCGATGGATGAATATTTCATGGATCTCACTTTTTTATTGGGCAAGGGACGCAACCATCTTGAAGCATTTGGCAAAAAGATCCAGGATCATATTTATCGCGATCTTGGGTTAGTCTGTTCTATCGGGATCGCTCACAGCAAGACTTATTCCAAGCTGGCATCCGATCTTAAAAAACCAAAGGGCCTGGCGCTAATTCTCACTCATGATGATGCCGCTCAATATATCTACCCTTTACCAATTGATGAGGTGTGGGGAATTGGCCGGCGGCGTTATGAACATCTCAAGAAATACGGCCTTTACACCATCGCCGATGCCCATAAACACGGCCCCGCTCCTTTTCAAAAAATTTTTGGGGAGATGCAGGGACAACTTTTCTGGGAGACAGTTACCGGACGAGACAAGGCTAAAGTACTGGATAATGACGACCATGTCCCGGACGAAGTAAGTTACATGCACACATTTTCGGATTGGACCGACGACCCCATCCTGGTAAAAGGTGAAATCGTAAAAGCCGTTCGGAAAGTGTGTTACCGGATGAGGGGTTTCAAGCGCAAAGCCCGGCGTTGGGGTTGCTACATCCGCTACCAGGACAACAAGTGGGATGGCGAACGTTTTGCGTTTAACACGCCCGGCTTCACCAATCTGGACGAGTATGTATTAAAAGGATGTCTCCCAGAAGCAATGCGGCGTGTGAAAAATGCCCTGCGAAAGGGAATCAAAATGCGGGGAATTGGCTTCCATACCATTGAAATGCAATTCACGGAACAGCTCGAACTTTTTTTTACCGAGAAGGACCAGGTTCGGAATCTCTATAAAGCTGTGGACTGCCTCAACAATCATTACAAAGCAGACGTTATTACTCCGGCCGCCCTCCAGGAATGCGTGCCCGGAAATACGCACTTTGTAAACCGCAGCCCGGAAAAGCCGTTGCTGTCGAATAGTTAA
- a CDS encoding Na(+)-translocating NADH-quinone reductase subunit A translates to MSNVIKIKRGVDIKLIGEAEKEFASPLPIETAALKPDDFYGVRMKLAAREGDEVKAGTPLFFNKDDDQVKFCSPVSGEVAQVIRGAKRKILEVRVLADKETRYEDFGAADPTTLEREEIVSKLAASGCWSFIRQRPYNTVADTTKEPKAIFISGFDSAPLAPDLGFLLEGQEEEFQAGIHALSKLTSGKIHLGLNAKETPAKIFTETKGVTITRYDGPHPAGVVGVQIAKIDPINKGETVWTLTPEHVVIMGRLFLTGKYDARINIALTGSEVKEKKFHHTILGAPVKHFVENNITEGNNRIISGNVLTGTKITEDGYLGSFERQVTVIPEGDEPELFGWLIPKPDKFSISRTLPSWFMRKLGDVQYKLDTGQHGERRAFVVTGQYEQVFPFDIYPVQLLKAIITQDLDGMENLGLYEVVEEDFALCEVVCTSKIPVQSIVREGLDLMKKEVG, encoded by the coding sequence ATGTCTAACGTGATAAAAATTAAGCGTGGGGTAGACATCAAACTAATTGGAGAAGCAGAAAAAGAATTTGCTTCACCGCTCCCCATAGAGACTGCCGCCTTAAAACCAGATGATTTTTACGGGGTCCGCATGAAACTTGCCGCCAGAGAAGGCGACGAAGTGAAAGCCGGCACCCCTTTATTTTTTAATAAAGATGACGATCAGGTTAAATTCTGTTCTCCGGTCAGCGGGGAGGTTGCCCAGGTAATTCGTGGTGCCAAACGCAAAATTTTAGAAGTGCGTGTTCTCGCTGATAAAGAAACCCGGTATGAGGATTTCGGCGCAGCAGATCCCACAACTCTCGAGAGAGAAGAGATTGTCTCAAAATTAGCGGCATCGGGTTGCTGGTCTTTCATTCGGCAACGTCCTTATAATACCGTTGCGGATACAACGAAAGAACCAAAAGCTATTTTCATTTCCGGCTTTGATTCCGCTCCCCTCGCACCCGACTTGGGTTTTTTACTTGAAGGACAAGAAGAGGAGTTTCAGGCAGGGATTCATGCACTTTCCAAACTGACGTCCGGAAAAATTCATCTTGGACTAAATGCAAAAGAAACACCTGCTAAAATCTTTACTGAAACGAAAGGCGTAACCATTACCCGTTACGACGGCCCTCACCCGGCAGGTGTTGTTGGCGTACAGATCGCAAAGATCGATCCCATCAATAAAGGTGAAACCGTATGGACACTTACGCCGGAGCATGTGGTAATCATGGGGCGATTATTCCTGACCGGAAAATATGACGCCCGAATTAATATTGCGCTGACCGGTTCTGAAGTAAAAGAGAAAAAATTCCACCACACCATTCTCGGAGCGCCCGTCAAGCATTTTGTTGAGAATAATATTACAGAAGGTAACAACCGGATCATATCCGGAAATGTTCTTACCGGCACCAAAATCACGGAAGATGGATATCTTGGCTCTTTTGAACGCCAGGTAACCGTAATCCCCGAAGGTGATGAACCCGAATTGTTTGGATGGTTAATTCCCAAACCTGATAAGTTTAGTATCTCCAGAACCCTGCCATCATGGTTCATGAGAAAACTGGGTGATGTGCAATACAAACTCGACACCGGCCAACATGGAGAACGTCGTGCATTTGTAGTTACCGGCCAATACGAACAAGTATTTCCGTTCGATATCTACCCCGTTCAGTTGCTCAAAGCTATTATCACCCAAGACCTTGACGGCATGGAAAATCTGGGACTTTATGAAGTTGTAGAAGAAGACTTTGCCCTTTGCGAAGTTGTCTGCACTTCTAAAATACCGGTTCAAAGTATCGTAAGAGAAGGACTTGACTTGATGAAAAAAGAAGTAGGTTAA
- a CDS encoding NADH:ubiquinone reductase (Na(+)-transporting) subunit B, with protein sequence MKALNDFLESKVKPYFEEGGKLEKYWPVYDGLETFLFVPGHPTEQGAHIRDGIDLKRTMNTVIMALIPCLLFGMWNVGYQHYLALGIDATFIDQFVFGAIKVLPIVVVSYAVGLGAEFLFCIIKGHQINEGYLVTGMLIPLIMPVDIPLWMVALSCIFAVIIGKEVFGGTGMNIFNPALLARAFAFFAYPSFMSGNDVWINTSVRDGQSVVDGFSGATVLGELATAGSTHYSVLDAIIGTIPGSIGETSVIAIALGAGLLIFTGIGSWRIMLSALAGGAVMGIIFNALAPYAITEVQQAFMAVPFWHQLAVGGFAFGIVFMATDPVTASQTSTGKWIYGFLIGFLAIMIRIFNPAYPEGVMLAILFMNTMAPLIDHYVLQANIKKRKKRISLKARA encoded by the coding sequence ATGAAAGCATTAAATGATTTTTTAGAAAGTAAAGTGAAACCCTACTTCGAGGAAGGGGGAAAGCTTGAAAAATATTGGCCGGTGTACGACGGATTGGAAACATTCTTGTTTGTGCCGGGCCATCCTACAGAGCAAGGTGCTCATATTCGTGACGGAATTGACCTGAAACGAACCATGAATACCGTAATCATGGCACTTATTCCCTGTTTGTTGTTCGGGATGTGGAATGTGGGGTATCAACATTATCTGGCTCTTGGAATCGACGCTACCTTTATAGACCAGTTTGTATTCGGAGCTATTAAAGTACTGCCCATCGTTGTGGTTTCTTATGCCGTTGGGTTGGGTGCTGAATTCCTCTTCTGTATTATCAAAGGCCATCAGATTAATGAAGGTTATCTTGTTACCGGGATGCTGATTCCCCTCATCATGCCTGTAGACATTCCCCTCTGGATGGTAGCCCTCTCCTGTATTTTTGCAGTAATTATTGGTAAAGAAGTATTTGGCGGAACCGGGATGAACATTTTCAACCCCGCCCTTCTGGCCCGTGCATTTGCGTTCTTTGCGTATCCGTCTTTCATGTCCGGAAATGATGTTTGGATTAACACTTCCGTTCGCGACGGACAATCTGTAGTAGATGGATTTTCCGGAGCTACCGTGCTGGGAGAACTTGCTACCGCTGGTTCAACCCATTACTCGGTATTGGATGCTATTATTGGTACTATTCCTGGATCAATTGGTGAAACATCCGTTATTGCAATTGCTCTCGGAGCCGGACTTTTAATCTTTACCGGTATCGGAAGCTGGAGAATTATGCTGAGTGCCCTTGCAGGAGGCGCTGTAATGGGCATAATTTTTAATGCCCTGGCACCTTATGCAATTACCGAAGTTCAGCAAGCGTTTATGGCTGTACCTTTCTGGCATCAGTTGGCAGTGGGTGGTTTTGCCTTTGGAATTGTCTTTATGGCTACAGATCCTGTAACGGCCTCACAAACAAGTACCGGAAAATGGATCTATGGCTTTTTAATTGGATTTTTGGCAATAATGATTCGAATCTTCAACCCCGCCTATCCCGAAGGCGTGATGTTAGCCATTCTTTTTATGAATACAATGGCACCGCTGATCGATCATTATGTGTTGCAGGCAAATATCAAAAAACGAAAAAAACGAATTTCTTTAAAAGCGAGAGCCTAA